In the Quercus lobata isolate SW786 chromosome 5, ValleyOak3.0 Primary Assembly, whole genome shotgun sequence genome, one interval contains:
- the LOC115991542 gene encoding root phototropism protein 3-like, whose amino-acid sequence MNSPKKPLLNLVHQGYPPLATPPKTCAPKMKKQSLQESINFPGKLSQFAAECWFDDACILDMDYFVKTLSGIKAKGVHPDLIGSIITHYASKWLPDLSGGDFNVNVAEKSLTNGNESPESITASWMKKRFFVETLVGVLPPDKDSIPCNFLLRLLRTANMVNVEPSYRNELEKRISWQLDQASLKEIMIPSFSHTCGTLLDVELVIRLVKRFVSLDEAAKSGAALIKVAKLVDCYLAEAALDSNLSMSEFVALAGALPSHARATDDGLYRAVDTHLKAHPSTSKQERKNLCRLIDSRKLSPEASLHAAQNERLPVRAVIQVIFSEQSKLSRPMDWSGSFSGTRSPNPGLEAPARCHSKREMMSQQMEIRKLKDDVLRLQCQCNSMQVQIERLLEKKKGTFKWKMFGMPTFKSVSVVETTEEGHEEEVGFGRQTPMDMKTKLVKRRNQPKWRKSMS is encoded by the exons ATGAACTCCCCAAAAAAGCCACTCCTAAATTTAGTACATCAAGGATATCCCCCACTAGCCACTCCTCCAAAAACTTGTGCACCAAAAATGAAGAAGCAATCCTTACAAGAATCCATCAATTTCCCGGGAAAACTATCCCAATTTGCGGCTGAATGCTGGTTTGATGATGCATGTATCCTTGATATGGACTACTTTGTCAAAACCCTTTCAGGCATTAAGGCCAAGGGTGTTCATCCTGACCTAATTGGTTCCATAATCACTCACTATGCTTCCAAATGGCTACCAGATCTATCCGGTGGTGACTTTAACGTCAATGTGGCCGAGAAGAGCCTAACAAACGGTAATGAATCCCCAGAAAGCATCACTGCTTCATGGATGAAGAAGAGGTTCTTTGTGGAAACCCTAGTGGGAGTTCTCCCTCCTGACAAGGATTCCATCCCATGCAACTTCCTCCTTCGCCTCCTTCGGACTGCCAACATGGTTAATGTTGAGCCTAGCTATCGAAATGAGCTTGAGAAACGCATATCATGGCAACTTGACCAAGCTTCTTTGAAGGAGATAATGATACCATCGTTTAGTCACACTTGTGGGACTCTGCTAGATGTTGAGCTTGTTATTAGGTTGGTGAAGAGGTTTGTGAGTTTGGATGAGGCTGCTAAAAGTGGTGCTGCATTGATTAAGGTGGCTAAGCTTGTGGATTGTTATCTTGCTGAGGCAGCTTTGGATTCCAATTTGAGCATGTCGGAATTTGTTGCACTTGCCGGAGCTCTCCCTAGCCATGCTCGTGCCACAGATGATGGATTATACCGAGCCGTTGATACTCATCTCAAA GCACATCCCAGCACATCaaagcaagaaagaaagaatctCTGCAGACTAATTGACAGTCGAAAACTCTCACCAGAGGCATCTCTCCACGCAGCCCAAAACGAACGCTTGCCTGTCCGAGCTGTAATCCAAGTGATCTTCTCCGAGCAAAGCAAGCTTAGTCGCCCTATGGATTGGAGTGGCTCTTTCAGTGGCACTAGGAGTCCAAATCCGGGGCTTGAAGCCCCGGCTCGATGCCATTCCAAGCGTGAAATGATGTCTCAACAAATGGAGATAAGGAAGTTGAAGGACGATGTTCTTAGGCTTCAATGCCAGTGCAACTCCATGCAAGTACAAATAGAGAGGCTTctggaaaagaagaagggaacTTTCAAGTGGAAGATGTTTGGAATGCCTACATTCAAGAGTGTGAGTGTGGTTGAGACAACTGAGGAGGGTCATGAGGAGGAGGTTGGGTTTGGGAGGCAAACACCTATGGATATGAAAACCAAGCTTGTGAAAAGGAGGAACCAGCCCAAGTGGAGGAAATCCATGTCTTGA
- the LOC115989725 gene encoding plastidic ATP/ADP-transporter-like, with amino-acid sequence MEAVLKAKGLLSLPPNPKARVFQSSQGLKHRFFTPKPKPYGGFSLSSNGLQKLGAFESKTHGFSHKGGNLFVCRAEAAAAADGQPVFTGEVEIEKPKILGVEVTTLKKILPLGLMFFCILFNYTILRDTKDVLVVTAKGSSAEIIPFLKTWVNLPMAIGFMLLYTKLANVLSKKALFYTVILPFIAFFGAFGFFLYPLNNYIHPEAFADKLLNILGPRFLGPLAIMRIWSFCLFYVMAELWGSVVVSVLFWGFANQITTVDEAKRFYPLFGLGANVALIFSGRTVKYFSNLRKNLGPGVDGWAVSLKGMMSIVVLMGFAICFLYWWVNTYVPLPTRSKSKKEKPKMGTMDSLKFLVSSRYIRDLATLVVAYGISINLVEVTWKSKLKAQFPSPNEYSSFMGDFSTATGIATFTMMLLSQYIFDKYGWGVAAKITPTVLLLTGVGFFSLILFGGPLAPGLASIGMTPLLAAVYVGAMQNIFSKSAKYSLFDPCKEMAYIPLDEETKVKGKAAIDVVCNPLGKSGGALIQQFMILTFGSLANSTPYLGGILLVIVLAWLGAAKSLDTQFTALRQEEELEKEMERAAVKIPVVAENATGNGSLASGSALNPTTNDSPSSSSETSAPQNI; translated from the exons ATGGAGGCTGTTCTAAAGGCCAAAGGGCTTCTCTCTCTGCCACCAAACCCCAAAGCCAGGGTTTTTCAATCATCACAGGGCTTAAAGCATAGATTTTTCACACCCAAACCAAAACCCTATGGTGGGTTTTCTCTATCTTCAAATGGGTTACAAAAACTCGGTGCGTTTGAATCAAAAACTCATGGGTTTTCCCATAAAGGTGGGAACTTGTTTGTCTGCAGAGCTGAGGCTGCTGCTGCAGCTGATGGGCAGCCAGTATTTACTGGTGAGGTAGAAATTGAGAAGCCAAAGATATTGGGTGTTGAGGTTACTACCTTGAAGAAGATTCTACCCCTTGGGTTGATGTTCTTTTGTATCCTTTTCAACTACACAATCCTCAGAGATACAAAGGACGTTTTGGTTGTGACAGCCAAAGGGAGTAGTGCTGAGATTATACCATTTCTGAAAACTTGGGTGAACTTGCCTATGGCTATTGGGTTCATGTTGTTGTACACCAAATTGGCTAATGTGTTGTCTAAGAAGGCCCTCTTCTATACTGTTATTCTTCCTTTCATTGCCTTCTTTGGGGCATTTGGGTTTTTCCTCTATCCTCTCAACAATTATATCCACCCTGAGGCCTTTGCTGATAAGCTTCTCAACATACTTGGCCCGAGGTTCCTTGGTCCTCTTGCTATTATGAGGATCTGGTCCTTCTGTTTGTTCTATGTCATGGCTGAACTTTGGGGGAGTGTGGTggtttcagttctgttttgggGTTTTGCCAATCAG ATAACTACAGTTGATGAAGCAAAAAGATTTTATCCCCTGTTTGGTCTTGGGGCAAATGTTGCTCTTATATTCTCTGGTCGTACAGTGAAGTATTTCTCCAATTTGAGGAAAAATTTGGGTCCTGGTGTTGATGGTTGGGCCGTTTCTCTCAAAGGAATGATGAGCATTGTGGTGTTGATGGGGTTTGCAATCTGTTTCCTGTACTGGTGGGTGAATACTTATGTTCCTCTTCCAACCCGTAGCAAGAGTAAGAAG GAGAAGCCCAAAATGGGGACAATGGATAGCTTAAAATTCTTGGTTTCTTCAAGATACATTAGGGATCTTGCCACTTTGGTGGTTGCATATGGTATTAGCATCAACCTTGTTGAGGTTACATGGAAATCTAAGCTCAAAGCTCAG TTTCCAAGCCCAAATGAGTACTCTTCCTTTATGGGTGACTTCTCAACTGCCACTGGAATAGCTACTTTTACGATGATGTTGCTCAGCCAATATATATTTGACAAATATGGATGGGGAGTCGCTGCCAAGATCACACCCACAGTCCTGCTTCTGACAGGAGttggtttcttttctttgattttatttgggGGTCCACTTGCACCTGGTCTTGCATCGATTGGGATGACTCCTCTTCTTGCAGCTGTATATGTGGGTGCCATGCAAAACATCTTCAGTAAGAGTGCCAAGTATAGCTTATTTGATCCTTGCAAAGAGATGGCTTATATTCCCTTGGACGAGGAAACCAAG GTTAAAGGGAAGGCAGCAATTGATGTCGTTTGCAACCCATTGGGGAAGTCTGGCGGTGCTCTGATTCAGCAGTTTATGATCTTAACCTTTGGGTCACTTGCAAATTCAACTCCTTACCTTGGAGGGATACTTTTGGTGATCGTTCTTGCTTGGTTAGGAGCAGCCAAGTCTTTGGACACCCAGTTTACTGCATTACGACAAGAGGAAGAGCTTGAGAAGGAGATGGAAAGAGCGGCTGTCAAGATTCCAGTGGTGGCTGAAAATGCAACTGGGAATGGTTCTCTTGCAAGTGGCTCAGCACTGAACCCTACGACCAATGACTCCCCAAGCAGTTCATCCGAAACCTCAGCCCcccaaaatatttaa